A DNA window from Vicia villosa cultivar HV-30 ecotype Madison, WI unplaced genomic scaffold, Vvil1.0 ctg.002238F_1_1, whole genome shotgun sequence contains the following coding sequences:
- the LOC131638262 gene encoding uncharacterized protein LOC131638262, which translates to MTYAQVLPYLLDLNLVQLRTLATPAKLPASWDANARFEFHSWSPGHNIENCKALKHKVQDLLDSKAIEFTPTQGPNVVQNTMPPHGAHAANAIEVVEDAHLVKDVIELGSLLPLLKKELLRMSLYAGCGEFCTDCMVTSSVCDKAKGGIQQLMDSGYLQFEGVRRPEKAENKVNVASIPYTPAKIPIPARAPPLVITLPGPVPYNSEKAIPWNYGGEVFYQGAKYEVKAPVEREGVGNVVGIGRMIRSGRIFNPPQNTRDDNVEALAQAKGKRVIEDAVDQGQSSNSEDTVAKEMEEFLKIIKKSEYKVVDQLSQTQSKISILQLLLCSETHRNALLRLLSIAFVPPEISVNQLEGVVSNINAGNGLGFTNADLPSDGRNHNRALHISVECKGTMLSRVLVDNVSSLNVLPKSSLMRLDYSGVEIRPSELTVRAFEGSKRSVFGVVDLPIMIGPQLFTVTFFVMDIHPSYSCLLGRPWIHAAGAVTSTLHQKLKFATQGKIVTICGEEEHVVSHLASFRYIDVEGEVYETP; encoded by the coding sequence atgacatatgcacaagtattgcCATATCTCCTCGATTTGAATTTGGTCCAATTGAGGACTTTGGCCACTCCTGCTAAGTTGCCTGCTAGTTGGGATGCCAATGCAAGATTTGAGTTCCACTCTTGGTCACCTGGACATAATATTGAAAACTGTAAAGCATTGAAGCATaaagtccaggatcttctcgaCTCTAAAGCCATCGAGTTTACTCCTACTCAAGGACCTAATGTTGTTCAGAATACTATGCCTCCCCATGGAGCTCATGCGGCAAATGCTATTGAGGTCGTTGAAGATGCTCACCTGGTCAAGGATGTGATCGAATTGGGCTCATTGTTGCCATTATTGAAGAAGGAATTGTTGAGGATGAGTCTATACGCTGGTTGTGGAGAATTCTGTACTGATTGCATGGTCACTTCCTCAGTTTGTGATAAGGCGAAAGGTGGGATTCAACAATTGATGGATAGTGGGTACCTACAGTTTGAGGGTGTGCGACGTCCTGAAAAGGCTGAAAACAAAGTTAATGTGGCATCCATCCCGTATACTCCTGCCAAGATTCCAATTCCTGCCAGAGCACCCCCTTTGGTTATTACACTTCCTGGTCCCGTCCCATATAACAGTGAAAAAGCAATCCCATGGAATTATGGGGGAGAAGTTTTCTACCAAGGGGCCAAGTATGAGGTTAAAGCGCCGGTTGAGAGAGAAGGTGTGGGTAATGTTGTTGGCATTGGGAGAATGATAAGGAGTGGTCGTATTTTCAATCCTCCTCAGAATACTCGCGATGATAATGTAGAAGCTCTAGCCCAAGCTAAAGGAAAAAGAGTGATAGAAGATGCAGTGGATCAGGGGCAAAGCTCTAATTCTGAAGATACTGTGGCCAAGGAAATGGAAGAGTTCCTAAAAATCATCAAGAAAAGTGAGTATAAAGTGGTTGACCAGTTGAGTCAAACTCAATCAAAGATTTCGATTTTGCAGTTGCTTCTGTGTTCGGAGACACATCGAAATGCTTTATTGAGACTTCTAAGTATTGCCTTTGTCCCTCCGGAAATCTCAGTGAATCAACTTGAAGGAGTGGTGTCAAACATCAACGCTGGTAATGGATTGGGATTCACTAATGCAGACTTGCCTTCCGATGGTAGAAACCATAATAGAGCTTTGCACATATCAGTGGAATGTAAAGGGACTATGTTATCACGTGTTCTCGTGGATAATGTATCTTCTTTGAATGTATTACCGAAGTCGTCTTTGATGAGGCTAGATTATTCTGGTGTTGAGATAAGGCCGAGTGAATTGACGGTGAGAGCCTTTGAGGGATCAAAGAGATCAGTGTTTGGGGTGGTTGACTTGCCGATAATGATAGGCCCTCAGCTTTTCACTGTTACTTTCTTTGTGATGGATATCCACCCGTCTTACAGTTGTCTCTTGGGACGTCCATGGATCCATGCCGCTGGGGCCGTGACTTCCACATTGCATCAAAAACTCAAATTCGCGACTCAAGGAAAGATAGTCACAATATGTGGGGAGGAAGAACACGTGGTAAGCCATCTTGCGTCCTTCAGGTATATTGATGTGGAAGGGGAGGTCTATGAGAcaccttga
- the LOC131638263 gene encoding uncharacterized protein LOC131638263: MANSVTVNKKATKHTFSCSFYREDITPLVRLSTRVTGQNLDEFRKTYGHLLLMLTTRIDEWGLYTLLQFYDSEQRCFTFQDYQLAPTLEEYAHILQIKVQHKDNWKPNGGTHGFYVKFLMKKAEALADEEKWKEFNALLAVMIYGLVMFPNIPNFVDLTAICLFMDQNPVPTMLGDTYYAIHSRYGKKGSVGGCLPILYEWFSSHLPKSGAFVTTRDSQKWPQRIMGLTANDTVWCRIGMSIEEVITSCGSFDNVPLIGTKGVINYNPRLALRQLGFVLKDKPLDKEIFESVCFEKGTDPEGLEKVRSAWNSIHTDDQTSLGGKNVVAK; the protein is encoded by the exons ATGGCTAACAGTGTGACCGTCAACAAAAAGGCTACGAAGCATACCTTCTCTTGCAGTTTCTACCGTGAGGACATAACACCTTTGGTTCGATTGAGCACCCGAGTTACTGGGCAAAATTTGGATGAATTCAGAAAGACTTATGGCCACCTTCTGCTTATGTTAACTACTCGTATTGATGAGTGGGGTCTCTACACTCTTCTTCAGTTTTATGATTCTGAGCAGCGCTGCTTTACCTTTCAAGATTACCAATTAGCCCCTACCCTCGAAGAGTATGCACATATTCTTCAAATCAAAGTTCAACATAAG gataactggaagcctaatggtgggaCCCATGGATTCTATGTGAAATTCCTGATGAAGAAAGCTGAAGCCCTTGCTGATGAGGAAAAgtggaaagaattcaatgctctccTGGCCGTCATGATCTATGGATTAGTGATGTTCCCGAATATTCCAAATTTTGTTGACCTCACTGCCATTTGTCTCTTTATGGATCAAAATCCTGTACCCACTATGTTGGGCGACACTTATTATGCCATCCATTCTAGGTATGGGAAAAAAGGATCAGTTGGGGGTTGTTTACCAATACTGTACGAATGGTTTTCTTCACATTTGCCTAAAAGCGGAGCGTTTGTCACCACAAGAGATTCACAGAAGTGGCcccaaaggatcatggggctcaCTGCAAATGACACCGTCTGGTGTCGCATCGGAATGAGCATAGAGGAAGTTATAACTAGTTGTGGCAGTTTTGACAACgttcccctcataggaacgaAAGGTGTTATCAATTATAACCCGAGGCTCGCGTTACGCCAGTTGGGATTTGTGCTTAAAGacaagcctttggacaaagagatattCGAATCCGTTTGCTTTGAGAAGGGAACTGATCCAGAGGGTTTGGAAAAAGTAAGAAGTGCCTGGAATAGCATCCATACAGATGATCAGACTTCCCTAGGTGGGAAGAATGTCGTTGCCAAATGA